Genomic DNA from Hordeum vulgare subsp. vulgare chromosome 2H, MorexV3_pseudomolecules_assembly, whole genome shotgun sequence:
ATAAAACGACTGACGTTATTTTTATGATAAACCTTCTTATTCCCTTTGGATAAGTTCCTTCTTTAGTGATATGATGCATATAGTATTCTGAAGGTGTCACCAAAAGCATGTGGACATACACAAGGAAGGAAAGTTGTCTCGAGAGAGGAAGCAATTATGCACATAAAGGCCGCTGTAGATGCCAGGAAGGAGAGTGGCTCTGACATTGTTATTGTGGCAAGGACAGATTCTCGTCAAGCTTTGTCTCTTGATGAAGCGTTATGGAGAGCACGAGCTTTTGCTGATGCTGGAGCAGATGTTCTATTCATTGATGCCCTTGCCTCAAGGGAAGAAATGATGGCGTTTTGTGCAGTTTCACCTGGAGTTCCAAAAATGGTTAGATCCACTCTATGCAGTAGTGCTTTTCCGAACTATTTCTGACACCATGGAAGAGTTATGTCCTCAGCATGCTTCATGCTTCTTTCTGCAGGCCAACATGTTAGAAGGTGGTGGTAAAACTCCTATACTGAGCCCTCTTGAACTGGAAGAAATTGGTTACAAAATCATAGCCTACCCATTATCGCTAATTGGGGTAACAATGCGTGCAATGGAGGTTTGTTATTTATACCTTGTACATGCTTCAAGTGCTTGTGTTGTATTTCTACACCAActtaagagagagagaaaaggctGGGAAACCAACACATGTGTTACTTATTTCATCACTAACAGGAGTAGTTGTGTCGTAAGGGATCATGCACATGAATTTCTGGTAGAATTTTTGGGCAAAGTGAAAAGAATATTGTGTGCATACTCACATATAGGCGTATAGATAGTCATGTATGTACTGCCCTTTATGTCTGTGAACTGGTGCTGTATGCTTGTTCCATTTGGTGATACATAATGTGGTTTCAATCTTCTGCGTCAACTGGTAGTAATTGTGTATTTGTTCAATTTGGTACCACGCGAATGGTACATGTCCGCTGTCAATCATTAACTGTATAAGACACCCTGGTCTGCAGGACGCTCTTGTTGCTATAAAAGGTGGTCGTATACCTCCTCCAAGTAGTTTGCCATCATTTGAGGAGATCAAGGATACACTAGGGTTTAACCGCTATTATGAAGAGGAAAAGCGATATGTTGCGTCACCAGCTCAATCATCCTTTGGGAGTGGTGAGCATATTCTCTTGTAAAACTATGTTGAATATGAATGGTTTTTCTTATCCTGCTACAACAAAATTATAGGTAATTATGATTATACAAGCGGAGCAAGCGGTGCAGGAGACACCAAGTTGAGGACTGACAAACCACAAGAACCTATTATTGACATATTGCCACAGCTCTATGATCCTGGTTCCGCTGGAGGCAGAGGTCCTTCAAGTGGGATGTGGTCCCGCACACTTCGATTAAAGATTACAGGAAGAGACGGGGTCCAGAAAATTGATGCTAGGATACCTGTAAGAACCCATTTAACAGCCTAATTTCAATTCAATGTATAGAACTAGTTGTCTTGGAACTTTTGAAATTGACACAGAACTCAAGTAAACGTCTCATGATAGTAGTTTTTCACTGGTAGTAGTATCTATGCAAATGTTCTATAATTATTCCTGCTTTCTCTGCAACAGGCTGGATTCTTAGAAGGGATGACAAAAGTTATACCAGGTTTGTACTTGTATTCTTGTTATTAGGAGGAACATGAATCTGTAACTACATTTGTACTTTGGAGATAGAAAGAAAAGGATTTTTGGTCTGTGTATGTTTCTTTCATAGATCATCTGCCTTGGCACTCTGCAGGCCTGGCTGGAACTAATATCATGGAAAGGCTTCGGAATGCGCCTATGGATTCGGACAACCCCCAGAATGGGCAGATACTGCTTGATTTTGAGGACGGCATGGGAGATAGGATCCAGGTGTTCATCGCGTGATGTATTGTTCATTGCTGTCGTCCCAGCATCCGATACTCAGATGAGCGTCTTGTTTTGTTGAGTGGTAGAAGCAAATGGTTGCTAATTGGTAGTAGTTGGTAGGCCCTTGCTGCCTACATCCCGTTATGTAAACTCCGCATCATACTGTTACTGCATGCATCCAGAACTAGTCTTCCTGGAACCTTCCTTGTCTCATGGATGCAGAAGTTGAATTCAAATAAAGcaagtgtcggtgaatactcacaacatatgtcataggtaggctaaagtcggtgagaaccgaagtggcaacggagggctctggggacgaggttggtacaagcatgaaacgcacgatgtacccaggttcagggctttccgtagagataatacccctagtcctgccggagtgtatgatgtatatggatgaattacaaggttgctcctggagctgtgttgaggaggaagaggggagcagccggctcgtctctgcctctctctatatggttggtgagtgtggtatgttgttcgaccgaccctctgcatggaggtatgttgttcgaccgaccctctgcatggagggtgaccggagggttttatagacgaacccaccggcctacaatatggataaagggtacaagagtgggacccggctggcagcctcgccggtcggccagggggcccatgagggtcttgtcttgtcgcttgaggggcccgccggctgcgaggtcccgtctggctgtgggacccgccggctagccaatgaagctctcgcgtaaggttgacgccgagcacgcgcggTACGttcggcgtcgtccagcgagattcgtcatgggcagataggacggtcgcctccactgttcccacgccgagtgcagtaatggagtgggagtttgacggtccgacactatgctgggtgatggatcagagccggagtaggccagcggcgtggccgccgacgctcgtacatgccagacactccgatccagtacctttgctgacgcgtagccacctttaatcgtagagtctcgtcatgacctacgacctTATGTGACTTGaggtccccggccggctagccggcTTGGACACGGCCGCCTCGCTCCTAGCCTCCTGGCTTGGTCAGGGCGGTCAAGAAGAGGTAGTCGTCtcacctctagccggcaggggttgtctggccggccagagagttgtccgcctcgtcctccagccggtaggtgcagtctagccggccagaggacttgggccttggggaattatacttggtcattccttttgggtaggagatgaaggagcaggcttgatgagcctaccccggggttatcccccgacaACAAGTTATGAAAAAAGTATTCATCTATGCTACAAGGAAACAAGTAGGACACTGAGCATTACTACATAACTTGTTTCCTTGTGTAGTGCTGAGAGGGACGCCATGGAGAGGGATTGGGGAGTAGATGACAGGGCCAGCGGTGGctgagaggaggtggagaaggatcaACTTggggaagaagagaaatggaggaCAGAATAGTTTCATTCCATATCTGGGCCACATCTTCCCTCTGATGCTGTCACCCTCTTGTAGCGTTTCAGCTGTTGTCGCCCTCTTGCCGTCGTCAGGCTGTACAGCAACACTGACTTGTAACGTCAAGCGCCACCTGAACTAGCTTATGGCAAAGCTGGTACTGTTGGAAACTTGTGCTAGACTGTACCATGACCTTCCCAAGTAGGAGAGGAGGCTCCTAGCTTTCTTTTGAGCAAACTTAGGTCATGTTTAgaaccactcagattatataattcagttttAATAATCTATTTTGTCTTCAAATAAAACAAATTATTATATAGATCATAAAAACTAGAtagacagattattaaaaactcataatctactctatcctaatgacccattacccttgtaaagctcgagataattacattcctgtcACCTCctcttttaaaataaaaagaggacagacaggtcattatgcaatgtaaaacatgaattacagtttatataatctagcCTTCAAACATgctcacctagattatttttataaatcaaattatataatctatcttcataatccagattatcataatctattatggttccaaatagGGCCTTAATGACGACACAACTATTATTTGAGAAAAAGGCATGTAACGCATGTTTTGATATGAGTAAAAAAAATGAAGCCAGTAATGTCGGACAGCAATGTCACTCTTCACTCATATTAATAGCAAAACTTTCGGCAAGTCATAACCGCATAAGAGGCATGTAACCAAGCTCTCAATAGTAGCCAAACACGGAAAACAGGTGCCTGCCAATCATAGGCAGAGAGACCAGGCAGATGGAGCCTAACAACCAGTGCAAAAACGCAACTCACCAAAGTTCAACCATGGAGGACAAAACAATCTATAGCATCATTGAGACCGCAAACTGACTTCTAAACTAAGAGATAATGCCGTCGCTCAGAGACAGCCCAGCAAGCTGGCTGGTAGGGGCGTTAGGGTTCTGCTGCTGAGCCACGTTGCGGAGAACATCCATCGCCTCGGCAACCTTGGACTTGAGAGCCTCTGGAGACTCGAGCAGATGCAGCACCTCCGTCTGGTCCATCTCCAGAAGCATACCCGTCACCTTTGCAGCTTGTTGGTGTTCCAGCTTCTCAACAAGTGGATACAGGCTTTCCCCAAGTATCTGGATGGAAGAGATTATTTGCATCATCAGAAAACTGACAGTACAAATGGACACAGCATAGCATGGGCATAGTATAGCCAAACAATCATActagcattgatagtaatggataGATTTAAACACCAGATACAGTTAGGAGATGATTCATTCAGACATACCGTTCTTTGTTGCTCTGGAGTAGCATTTGCAAGGGCAGATGTGAGAGTTCCAATTGGAGGAGCAGGTGACACGCCAGCATCTCGCACAGGGAAGCTTCCCATATCATATGGCTGAACCATACCTCCAACACCAACCCCAGGCATCTGTTGAACCTCAGCCATGTGACGAGGTCCAGGTGGGTAGCGGTAGACACGTCCCCTTGGAACCATCTGTTAAACAACAGTGATATGTCACTGTACTTTCACTAGTCTTTATGGCAAAAATCACTTAGCCACATACATAATTCCAGCACaacaaggaattcaacaataagaTGAGTGGCGCATGTTCTTAGCAAAGAGGTGAAACAGTGGCGCATTATACATCTTAGCAAAGAGGGAAAAACCGATTTACTTTTGCCATGAGAAATATCAACCTAACAGCCTCCAATAATTGATAGCAAGAAATCTTAAGACACGAGAATGCATTGTAGCAAACCTGTTGCTGAAATGGCTGGGGAGTTTGCTGTCCCTGAGCAGACCCAGGACCAGAGCGCCTCATACCTGGGCGCGGTCCCTGCTGACCTGGTTGGACAACTGGAACAAAGTAATTTGGCATATGGGCACCACCCCCAGGCCTCATTCCTGGAACAAGCTGTTGCTGGAAACCGTACCCAGGCTACAAAAATAGTAAAAATTAATAAAAATTAAAATGCCGGCAGGAAGCATGCAGTATATAATAACATAATGGACAAAAATGACTACAATTTTTCAACCAAAATGCCATGACGAACAAGGCATGACAACAAAAATGTACACTGTGAGCATGCAGTAACTACAGATGAACTAATCCAATGGTATTGACAAGTGAACACATATTTATTTACACACCACATAGCTACATTTACTTTAACTCCAGAGTATGTTCCCAACCAAACACACAAACATCAAAAACAAATTGGACACTGAACACTGATGCTGATTCACACGTATAAATTTGGTATTACCATTACCCTAGAAGAACATTTCCATTGACCCCACATTTTCAACTTATAGACAGCACAAGCTACTGGTACCTTAACTTGTACAGATGGGAAAATGTTGCTTTTCCTTTTTCACATCAGGAAAACCTGAATGTAACACAAAGTTCAAAATGAAACTAATATGGCTTACAACAAGTACCTGAGGGGGCATCATAGCAGGTGGAGCTTGCCCATAGAAGAGTTGCTGCCCAAGAGTAGGCATAGGAGGGTACATGGGGAGTCGAGGAGTCATAGAAGGGGTCATTGGTACAGGGCGCATCTGAGAGAATTGAGCCTGAATAATATGGAATTTGTTACCATCGGAATTTTTACAATGGATGATCAGAAATAAATCAACAGTACTAACTTGCATAGATTTCACTAAAGTACAGAAGCAGATTTCAATCAAGTTCAATAAGATAAAATATCAAGAGCGTAATTTAAATTTACGGTGCAGACTATGAAAGTTCCATTTTTCATGCACATCCTCATGTATTGCATCAACAATGTGAACCTTTAAAAGTAACTGAAGGTTAAGGTGAACATCTTATCTAGAAATACAAATGACCTGTCTTCTCTATCATAACATCCAAATCCAATTTATTCCATGTGATAAAAAGCAGCAATGAACATGGCATAAGCGTACTGTTATTTTTCCTATCTACAGTGGTCACTATCAATAGGTACTAATTTGACATTACTATGAAAGAAACTCAGGTTATTCGAGAACAGTACCTGTAACAttgcttttctttcttctttacgCTGTGCAAATGCAACATATAATGGCTTTCCAGATATCATTTTGCCATTCATTTCAGTGAGCTGTGCAACCAAAGAACAAGTAACTCAAACCATTTCGTGAATCAGAACAATTGATACAGCGATATTCGGGAAACAAACTTACAGCCTGAGATGCTTCCTCACGGGTGGAAAATGAAACAAAGCCAGAACCCTTGCTAACACCGTTTTGATCACGCATAATCTATTAAATAAATTTGGTCAGCTATGATCATACATCATGAAGCAAGAGAACAGAAGTATGATTGCAGAACATGAAAGCACCTTGCATGACGTAATTTTGCCGAAGTTGGAGAATAGCTCACGTAGCTGATCATCTGTAATGCCATCATCCAAATTCTTCAAGTACAAGTTCTGTCCTTGATATTTATCAGCTGCATCTTTCATGCTTTGCTCAAATCTTCTCTTCAAGTCCATCTCCCTTTCAGATTTCTTCTGAGCTCTACCAACATACCACTCTTTGTCATTGATTTTCTTCCCATTAAGTTCCTCAACAGCACGAGCAGCATCATCTGGGCTCTCAAAATTGACGAAGCCGAAGCACCTTGATTTACCATCCATGCCAATCATTACAACAGCACTTGTAATAGTTCCATACTCACTGAATACTTTGATTAGATCCTCTTTTGTAGTAGACTCAGATAAATTCTTCACAAAGACATTGTTAAATTTTGCCTTGTCAGAAGAATTATCCCTCTCTTGCTTGCGGAGAAAAGGTCCGACATAGACAGGCTTATCGTTGATAAGCATACCATTTAGGCTTTTCATTGCAGACTGCGCAGACTCTTCTTTCTCATACTGGACAAATCCAAAGCCTTTGGATTGGCCAATATCATCCATGGCAACCTTGCATGAGAGAATTGCTCCAAATGCAGAGAAGGTGTCATGAAGCGTCTTGTTGTCAATTGTCTTGTCAAGGTtctggaaaaagaaagttcataaTTAAAACGTCAGGGACAAGTCCAGAGAAAAAGTGATTAATTTAGAGTGGCAATGGAAATTGAAAGATGAGACAATATACCTTGATAAAGATATTTGCAGATCCACTTCTGCGGCTGCTTGGGTCACGGTTCGAATACATAACACGAATGGGCTTGTTGTTCAGTGGAGCAAAGTTCAGCGCTTCCATTGCTCTTGCAGCTGTCGAACAGAACTAATTAGTCAAGCAGCATAATATACTCCAGATGTTAACTACAATAATACTAGCATAGTAACAAAACAGCAACTGAATAACAACAATGCTGACAGATGATGTAGTTTCATGAGGCTTAAAGCATtgttttttttttaatcaaaaaaCATGTATTCCATATTTAATTACCAGTTATCTACCGCATGCAACATATGCACATACCTAGATACACAAAATGTGCACGCGGAATTTACCATGCTAACAATGAAGGCCACTGAGTGTTTCTACTCTATCTATGTAACAGCTAGTCCAAATAATAATTTATAGTAACAGCTGAAGGCCAGCTAATAGCCTACAACTCCTAATCAATTAGGGAGACATGCCAATTTTTCCTATACAGCACAGAGATGACCCTAAAGCCCACATACCTAAAACACAGCAAACAAACAACATGGCAATTATTAAATTATAAAAACGAATGCCATGACTCTGCAGTATATTATATACCACCAATGAGACTCATTTATCAATAAAAGTAATGGATTGGCATCATTCTAGGCATTCAACATACAACATGATAGGTTCAAGGAGCGCTGACATCCTTTTCAATAACAGAAACACAATAAATCCAAGTTGCATTGCAAGAAACAGATTTGCATCAGCCGAATTGTACATAGATAATTTTCCCTGGCATAATCGCTTCGATTACCTACTCAATTGCAAACAAAACAAATCCATATATCCGACTAATTCAACCACAGATGTTTACTAGATGAGATTGGATCTATTTTAaccccaaaaaaaaaaaaaactccgACCGTCCGACCACACCGCAATTCAACAACATCGAGGGTCACGTGACCGCAAATCGCGCAGAGATGGATAGCAGAGAGGGTTGGGGAGGGGAGGGGATCGCCGTACCATCCATGGGGTTGCTGTAGTTGACGTAGGCGTAGCCGAGGGAGCGGCGCGAGTTGACGTCCCTGCAGACGCGGACCGAGACGACCTGGCCGGCCTGGCTGAAGAGCTCGTAGAGCTGCGAGTCGGTGACGTTGGCCTCGAGGTCGCCGACGTAGAGCGACGTGGTCGGGAGCGGCTGCTGCGCGGCCCCTCCCGCGTGCGCGGGCACGGGCACGGGCACaaccgccgccgcgccgccgttcgCCACCGCCGCCTGCGCTGCCATCGCGGTTCCTCCTCCTTTTTCGATTTTTCCTCCCCGGAGAATCGGCGCTAAAcccttatctcctcccctctcGATCGATATATAGCGAGGAGGAGCGGAGCGGATCCCGCCGGGGCCTCGCGGTGGGGATtggctttttttctttttccgttTTGCGAGTTTTTTTTGGGGGTATTTTTTTTGGTTGCGGGATACAGGAGGAGCGAGGAGGGGAGGGGCCGTAGGCGGAGAACACGCGGGGGCACGACTCTCTCAACCGGGGGCGACGCCGGGCGGGGGAGAAGGTGGTTATATGGGCGCACCTGCGCCGCTGCGTCGCGTGCTCCTCTCCTCTGTTAGGGTTTGTTCGGCGGGGGTGTGGCGTGGGCGTGGGCGTGGGCGCGGCGTTGGTGCGCCAGCGGGGACGGGTGCTGGGGTTGGGATGGTGGTCGCTCCTGGACCGGGTCTACGGTGAGGGTCGAGAGGGGTGGTTCTGGACAGTTGTCTGCGTACGGGCGGATTCGCCAGCGCCAGCAGGGTCTGGGTTGTTGTGCGGGGTGGGCTGGATGGGTCTGGGCCGGGGGCTCGCGGGCTTTTGGGGTGGAGCCCGCCCGGTGTGCTGCTGCTGCGAGAGAGAATGGCGCCGCGTTTGATGGGGTCTCGAGCGGCCTTCACCGCTCGATTTGGGTTGGGCTGACCGGATCGTCAGCCAGGTCCGTGTGCTCCTACGTGATGACTGCTGGCTTCATCACGTGGATTGCAAGCCTTCCCCTGGGAAAAAAACGTGGATGGGAACCCTCATCAAACGATTGTGGATTACAATATAAAATTATAAAATTAAAATATAATCACATGGATTGGAGGGAAGTTATATGTGGTTTTAATTGTGAATTATATAGCGATTAATTCAAGCAATCTCAGCTCCAACATCTTACCAATCATGGCATCTCGGTCACCGAAGTAACGATGCCCCACGCATTTACGCTAATTCTTTCTAATAATAGTAAGTATCAATGAGTGCTACAAAATTAACTAAACCTATATCATACATAAGCAATTCTAAGAGCGTTTTTTATTTCCGTTATAGTTAGCGTAATGCCATTTTCTAACATTTAGTGAATCATGAACTACATAGGTATGCTGGAAAATAAGGAGCAAGTCTTGTTTTCAACATGCTTTTCCTTCTGACCACGTAAGTCTCACATTCACCTTATGCTCTGTACTAGATTGTGGGTGGTTCTACGAAAAAAATAATAAAGGAGTATCTGCGAGACTCTCCTCGTGAGGCAAACGATGCCTTTCAATGGACACATGGTTGAAACCAGTGGCAAATCTAATGGGGGCCTTTAACAGgctcaagcccccccccccctccagccCTACAAATTTACTGCTAGCCCAGCCCAATACTTATTTGCATGACCCAGACAGCCCAGCCCTCCCTTCATTTTTCTCTAGATTCACCACTGCTTGAAACCCTGTTATCCGAAGTCTATGTTGACAATGTCTGGGATATGTTGGATGCTTTGTTGTGGACTTGTTAATAGAGACGTTTCGGTGTTTTTTATCTCCCGTAGGTAGTGTTTCAGCATCCTTTAGGTATGGCTATATATCTAGGGATGTAAGTTTCTTTAGATATGGATATATGTCAGGTTTATGCATATGTGTTGCGTAGTGTAATGGATGATGTGTTTTATCCTAGATTTCATTTTGGTAATGCAAATGGGGGTCGTGTGGCCCCTTTTCTCGAGAAAAAAAATGCATATGTAGGCTATGAGTATTCGACACATATATTGTATATGGCAATACtaatattaaataaataaataaacttaGGACTGGCATTAATGGCTTGCCAATGTGGCATTGTTGCATGGTTGAACGAATGCAAAAAAATGTAATTCGCAATTGGCATGTGTAAGTGTGTAAGTGGCATGGTTGCATGCTtagaaaaaaaaaatagaaagtaGGGTGCATAAAAAATTGTAACTTATGATTTATGATTTCACATGCATGAGTGTTGGTGTGGCATGTATGTGTGCTTTAGAAAAAATAGGTAGTGGATTGCAAATGGTTAGGGATAGAGGATTAATTGTGATGGGATAGCAAACCAacatgtggttggatggttagaggaaTAGTAGTATTCTTAACCCACCAGGGTTTAAGTCATGATGCTTGCATTATTCctgaatttatttcaggatttccgACGATATGCTTTCAGTGGGAGGAGTCGTTTCCGTCAACGACTATGCGtcttcgtaaatctcaagatgatatgccgGTTCAATCTCCCGGAGATGTTCATAGAGATAGGGTGTGCGTGTGTGCGTTTATAGGGGTAAGTGTATGCGTATGTATATGAACGCTTGCGTTTGAACTGTGTTAGAAAGAACTATGATGAGATaaaatgttgatgacatggcaaacCAAGCATTACTGATTGATGCAAGCGTGCACGCACTAGGAAAACTAGGCCTATAAGGGTTCCTTTTTATGTTTTTTCAGGTAAACAAATACCCCTACCGTTTGAGCGTCACATTATGTGCCCTTGTCTATCTGCGCGTGTGCATTGCACCCTACGGAAGAGTACTTTTgttttttatatttgtttgacTACGCATTTTGCACTGTCCAATTGAGGTGATTGTTCCATAATTTTTGGGTTTGTTCTGTTCCACACGCCTCTGCATGGACCATGCATGTCGCTGCTCCAATTCACCTGCCCCTTCCGGATTTCCTATGTTGGTTCTGCTCCACAAGCCCCCGCGTGTGCCATGCATGTCGTCACGTTTGCCTCACATGTCATTCACCTTCAAAGCCAAGCAAACCGATGGACACGTTGCCTTCTAGACTTTTGTGGTGGGCTTCGTGtttgtttttctttcctttggttgcCTATAAGTACTTGTTGTTGTTTGCTTGGTGTTCCTTCACGGCCCTCTTGTTTGGTTTCGTCTTTGTTATGGTTCGTGTAGGTTGCCGTGGGGCTCAACACGACGGGGTTGCGCGCGAGCGAGGCATCGAGGGGCTCGCCGTCGGGAAGCACGGTGGACGACGCATTCGGGTGCGTGCCTATCTACAGCTCCGTGTAGGGTCGGTCAGGGTCGATGTCCATGGCAGGTCGGCAAGGTCAGCAGCTGATAGGCGCGCGATGAGTGATTTGCGGACGCATCGGCCCCATGCATATGGTTGCATGTAGAAGTGCAACCTTGGCAACGGCGGTGGTAGGTCGATGGGCAGGGGAGATGGCTCGGCCGTAGGCTTGTCGCATAGCGGGGAAGCTCTCGGTGGCGCCAGTGAGGAGGGAGCCCCAtgctctactcct
This window encodes:
- the LOC123427183 gene encoding 2,3-dimethylmalate lyase-like codes for the protein MACYAALLHQPPASPSPCTSGRAGSCRVRPPPLHRRRAPPLSTRARISPRCSYAAAGGSAGAGAEEQPAAALRRVLETPGAHQAPACYDALSARLVERAGFRACFTSGFSISAARLGLPDVGLISYGEMIDQGRLITEAVSIPVIGDADNGYGNCMNVKRTVKGFINAGFAGIILEDQVSPKACGHTQGRKVVSREEAIMHIKAAVDARKESGSDIVIVARTDSRQALSLDEALWRARAFADAGADVLFIDALASREEMMAFCAVSPGVPKMANMLEGGGKTPILSPLELEEIGYKIIAYPLSLIGVTMRAMEDALVAIKGGRIPPPSSLPSFEEIKDTLGFNRYYEEEKRYVASPAQSSFGSGNYDYTSGASGAGDTKLRTDKPQEPIIDILPQLYDPGSAGGRGPSSGMWSRTLRLKITGRDGVQKIDARIPAGFLEGMTKVIPGLAGTNIMERLRNAPMDSDNPQNGQILLDFEDGMGDRIQVFIA
- the LOC123427184 gene encoding polyadenylate-binding protein 2-like → MAAQAAVANGGAAAVVPVPVPAHAGGAAQQPLPTTSLYVGDLEANVTDSQLYELFSQAGQVVSVRVCRDVNSRRSLGYAYVNYSNPMDAARAMEALNFAPLNNKPIRVMYSNRDPSSRRSGSANIFIKNLDKTIDNKTLHDTFSAFGAILSCKVAMDDIGQSKGFGFVQYEKEESAQSAMKSLNGMLINDKPVYVGPFLRKQERDNSSDKAKFNNVFVKNLSESTTKEDLIKVFSEYGTITSAVVMIGMDGKSRCFGFVNFESPDDAARAVEELNGKKINDKEWYVGRAQKKSEREMDLKRRFEQSMKDAADKYQGQNLYLKNLDDGITDDQLRELFSNFGKITSCKIMRDQNGVSKGSGFVSFSTREEASQALTEMNGKMISGKPLYVAFAQRKEERKAMLQAQFSQMRPVPMTPSMTPRLPMYPPMPTLGQQLFYGQAPPAMMPPQPGYGFQQQLVPGMRPGGGAHMPNYFVPVVQPGQQGPRPGMRRSGPGSAQGQQTPQPFQQQMVPRGRVYRYPPGPRHMAEVQQMPGVGVGGMVQPYDMGSFPVRDAGVSPAPPIGTLTSALANATPEQQRTILGESLYPLVEKLEHQQAAKVTGMLLEMDQTEVLHLLESPEALKSKVAEAMDVLRNVAQQQNPNAPTSQLAGLSLSDGIIS